In the genome of Lactuca sativa cultivar Salinas chromosome 3, Lsat_Salinas_v11, whole genome shotgun sequence, the window aaccttgctctgataccacttgtaagtccccaaaattgcttgtgtatcaatcagatccaattgatggtgcggaatcccgatCAATTGGATtatgtcagatcaaaatagaagagaaggagaagaagaattaagatgagtctaatgatgtattgatgatatgaattatgctccttacaatagattctctcacacacactcttcttctctctaactttctctctctctaaaacaagCTCCTTGGTTATGCACTCCTCACCCACCTAACATCTATTATATGAACACTAACTGTCCACGAGTGTATAGCCTCACACACATGTCTAACCGTACACAGCCTCACAAAATACATATTAAATGACTGAAAAcccaattgcctagaaaagcaaagtataaaccatatttttgacccaacaacaattataagtccccaaaattgcttgggtatcaatcagatccaattgatgatgcggaatcccaatcaattggatgatgtcagatcaattagaagagaatgagaagaagaattaagacgAATCTAATGATATATTGATGATATGTTGATGCttcttacaatagattctctcacacacactattCTTCACTTTAacattctctctcttctctcgccttacactcccacatgcactcctctatttatagcaCTCCCAGCAGTACACGAGTGTACAGCTGCACAcgcgtgtacgaccgtacacaaggtgtgcggccgcacacacatgtgcagccgtacacagccacaaaattacatattacattatagaaaaatatattttcctagaaaagcaaagtataaaccatattttttgacccaacaatttcAATCGCGAATGATAAAGCAAAACCCTATGTCCCGGCTCAAAATGTTTGCGGGTAATGGACTTGTCATGGAAAAGCTTTGTCCTTTCCTTGTAAATTCTTGAGTTTTCATAGGAGTCATTTCTCAACTCCTCGAACTCTTGGAGTGGAAGCTTCCTATGCCTTCCCGCCTCATCGATGCTGAAGTTGCATTGTTTGACCGCCCAAAATGCATGGTGTTCCAGTTCCACGGGGATATGACATGGTTTTCCAAAGACTAACCTAAATAGGGACATTCCTATCGGGGTCTTATACGTGGTCCGATAGGCCCACAAGGCATCATcaagccttgaactccagtctttTCTTGAGGGATTCACTGTTTTCTCAAGTATACTCTTCACTTCACGATTCGAAACCTCTGCTTGACCGTTCATTTGAAGGTCATATGCTGTTGAAACATGGTGGGTCACATTATACTTCTTCAATAAAGCCTCCATAATCTTGTTACAAAAATCCGTCCCTCGATCACTAATCAAAGCCCTAGGCACACCAAATCTCACAAAAACATTAGACTTTAAAAACTCGGTAACCGTTTTGGCATCATCCGATCTTGTGGCTTTGGCCTCAacccatttagaaacatagtcaaTCGCGAGCAAAATATAAATGTTGCCAAATGAGACGGGAAACGGGCCCATGAAATCAATCCCCCATACGTCAAAAATTTCACAAATGAGGATTGGATTTTGGAGCATTTGGCTCTTTTGCGAAATGTTTCCCATCCTTTGGCACCGCTCACAACTTTTGCAAAACAAGTAACAATTGCGtgacatggttggccaaaataATCCACACTTAAGGACCTTTCTCAAAGTCCGGCTAGGTCCGAAGTGTCCCCCACAATAAAattcatgacaaaattgcaaaatggaTTGGTGCTCTTGTTGGTGCACACATCGCCTAATGATTTGATcgggacaatgtttccacaaataaggttcatcccacacatagtattttgcatcacttttcaacttgtctttttgagcacgtgtgaatgtgtcgggatacctcttcgtgaccaaaaagttaacgatATCAGCGTACCAAGGAGTAGATTGAGTGagggaaaagagatgctcatccggaaactcgtcccgcaatgggagaggagtttcatttgaaGTGATACGGCTTAGATGATCGGCAACAAGGTTCTCGCATCCGCTCTTGTCCCGGATTTCCAAATCAAATTCTTGTAACAATAAAATCCACCAGATGAGTCTAGGCTTTGCATCTTTCTTCGTCATCAAGTACTTAACTGCCGCGTGATCCGAATACACTATGACCTTGGTACCAAGTAGGTATTGTCTAAATTTCTCCAAGGCGAACACTATGGCCAATAGCTCCTTCTCCATAgtagagtagttgctttgagcattgtctagTGTCCTTGATGCATAGTAGATCACATGGGAGGCCCTcccattcttttgacccaaaacggcgcctattgcatagttgcttgcatcacacatAATCTCAAATGGGAGATCCCACTTTGGTGCTTGCATGATGGGTGCGGATGTGAGCAACTCTTGGAGCTTGTCGAAAGCTTCTTTGCACGCCTCGTTGAATTCGGAATCAACATCCTTTTGCAAGAGttggcacattggtcttgttatcttCGAAAAGTCCTTGATAAATCGTCGGTAGAAACCTGCATGGCCCAAAAAAGAACGAACTTCTCGAACACAAGTCGggtaaggtaagctttgaataacatcaaTTTTTGCCTTATCTACCTCAATTCCTTTCTTTGACATAATGTGACCCAAAATAAGACCTTGACTCACCATGAAATGACATTTCtcaaaatttaaaacaaaatttgtttcaatgcatctttttaaaattttggtgaGATTGGTCAAACACTCTTGAAAGGAGTTGCCATATACCGtgaaatcatccataaaaacTTCAATTATATTTTCAACATATTCCGAAAAGATACTAACCATACAACGTTGGAAAGTGTCCATGGCGTTACACAATCCGAATGGCATTCTACGGTATGGGAAAGTGCCAAATGGACATGTAAAAGTTGTCTTTTCTTGATCTTCCGGTGCCACCGGCATTTGGTGAAAACCGGAATACCCGTCGAGACAACAATAGTTGGATTTTCCGgccaacctttctaacatttgatCAATGAAAGGTAATGGAAAATGATCTTTTCGTGTGCTTGCATTGAGTTTgcggtagtcaatacatactctccatccgttttgcacacgggtggggaccatcatacctttTTTGTTCTCGACCACTGTGATTCCCGTCTTCTTCGGAACGACTAGGACCGGGCTCACCCATTTGCTATCTGAGATTGGATAGATCATCCCCGCATCAAGGAGCTTCAAAATCTCTTTCTTGACCACTTCCATCATTGGCAGATTAAACCTTCTTTGCGCGTCTCTACTCGGCTTACATTCATCCTCCATTAAGATTTTGTGCATACATGTGGAGGGACTCAAACCCTTGATATCCGCAATTGTCTAACCCATTGCTTCTTTATCTTCCCTCAACACCTCGAGGAGCTTTTCTTCTTCACACTTGGTTAGGTGAGTTGAAATGATGACCGGAAGAGTCTCGTTGTCTCCTAAGTACGCATACTTCAAATGTTGAGGAAGGGACTTCAATTCTAATTCTGGCGGTTGGACAAGGGAGGGTGGCAATCTCATGTGAGTTTGAGGTAATTCAAATTGCTTCACACTAAATTGGGTGGTCTTCTTGATCTCCAAATTGTTGACTAATCTTTCAATTTTGGGGTCTAGCGAGTAGAGCTTCAACTTCTTGGCTAATTTTGCACAATCAAACCCCTTGCTCAAAACCATCTCTAACATGTCATCATCACACAACTCGAACAATTCTTGAGCTAATTGTTCGACAACATCTATAAAGCACAAAGATGAAACATCACTAGGATACCTCATAGCATCATAAATGTTAAAACTTATTGTTTCACCATCAAATTCCATTGTTAAGCTTCCCGCATACACATCAATCTTTGTTCTAGCCGTCTTCAAGAATGGTCTCCCAAGTAAGATTATACCTGATTTTGATGATACTTGTTCATCTAggtcaatcacatagaaatccgtCGGGAAGACCAATTGGTTTACTTGCACTAGGACATCTTCCAAAACACCTCTAGGTAAGACACTTGATTTATCCGCAAGAGAGATTATGACACCGGTTTCACTTAAGGGTCTGACATTCAATGATTCATACACAGAGTAGGGCATGACACGGATAGAGGCACCAAGATCAAGCATAGCACTACTAAAAGTGACATCTCCAATATTGCAAGGGACCGTGAATATTTCGAGATCTTTACACTTGGGTGGaagtttcctttgtaaaaccgcgAATGCATTTTCGTTCATCAAGATTTTCTCATTTCCTTTCAACTTTGTCTTGTTGGTGCAATGCTCCTTCAAGAATTTTTCATATCTCGGAATTTGTTTGATTGCATCAAGTAAAGGAATGTTTACTTCCACTTTTCGGAAGGTGTCTaaaatctctttctcctccatattCTTCTTTGAAGTTGCAAGTCGGGAGGGGAATGGTGGTTGAGTGGGTATTGGTGTCACTAGAGGGGTAATCTTCTTTGGGGCTCCGACTTGTGTATCAATATTGATTATAGGTTCTTCAACGGGAATGATctctatttcttcatcttcttcccttGGCTTCTTCTTTGAACTACTTTCTCTGGATTGTTTGCCACTTCTCAAGGTCACCACATTGACATTTtgggttcttttcggtttgagaagGTAGTTTACCACGAGATTCCAACTTGCTTATggatgtaactatatctcccatttgtgcttcaaggttggagatactagtccttgtatctttttggaattgttgggtactAGTAGCTAGGGATTTGACAATGTCTACAAGAGACATTCCGGAGCTACTTAGTTGAGATTGaggaggttgttgatgatgatgtggagggtgcggtttgggttgatattgtggttgttgatgttggTAATGAAGTTGTGGTGGCGGATAGGATGGTCTAACCAATTCATTTTGAGGCAATGGTCTTGGGTTGTAGCTCATGTTGGGATTTGGCTTCCGACTTGAATTGTAAGCATTTTGGTAACTAGATGGTTTGTTGTGGTAGTTTTGGAACTCTCCCGTGGGATTCACATGCTCTGCATCTTCTTGAAGGATGGGAAACATAATCATGAATTGTAAGAATTTTGGTAACTAGATGGTTTGTTGTGGTAGTTTTGGAACTCTCCCGTGGCATTCACATGCTCTGCATCTTCTTGAAGGATGGGAAACATATCCGTAGGATGTCCCATGGTTGCACATGTCCcaagttgttgaacctctcccaataatcatgaaaagtctcattttgaccttggcggattccacaaatctcatttctaagacttgagactcttgaaGCGGGATAGAACTTATCAAGAAAAGCTCTTGCCATGTCAGTCCATGAGTTGATTAACCCCGAGGGAAGATAGAATAACTAATCCTTTGCTCTATCGGCCAATGAAAAGAGGAATgcccttagcttgatttggtcatcggttgacccttgtggcttcatgctagtgcaaataatgtggaacatcttcaagTGCTTATGTGGGTCGTCGTTctccaatccatgaaaagttgggaggtgatggactaaacttgacttTAATTCCGAACCTCCTTCTAAAACCGGgtaattgataccggttggagtttgtgtaGCATCGGTCTCCATCATTTGCCTCAAAGTTCTTTCGGGAGCCTCTCCTCCGTCCGCCATTGCAATTGGTTTAATAATGGGGGGTTTTGTTGTAGAGGTGGTGTTTTGGGAATTTCTTGGTGGGGGTCGGAACTAGAATCGGGTTCCGTATCACTTGATGAAGTGGGTTCAACTTCCGGATCCCTGTGAGGATTAGATGTTTGACCACGTTCCATTCGCTTTTCCTTTGCCAAACGCCTTGCTTCTTTTTCGATTTCTGAGTTGTAAATCAAGTCACCTGTACGCtgagatctgggcatagagaaacaaattgattaaaaataaaccaatccctGGCAACGACGCCAAagtttggtggttgtcgaggccaacaaaattaataaccctaaatcttttacactaaaatagtgtatagtggtaaagggaccGTATTCacagagattggttcaatttcaATCTCTATGTAAATCTTTGTAAAATACttgcaaaataaaattaaaagtacGAAAAAAGGCGGGGTGTCTAGTTCTTTCAATTGTTTAACAAAAGTTAAAACTAGCTAGAATGAAAATATGAAAAGTAAACAAGTAAAAGATTGGATTAAATTCAAAGAAGTGGAATTGGTTGATTTTGGGGTACACCTCAAGGATGATATGATTGACTTATCATTAGACTTAATGGAATAACACTTGTGAATTGGTTTAACATGGTTATAGCAATTCATAACCACAAATTGTAACATCTTGAATTTGGGTATgctaatttaattattaatttattgttttattaaggaactcgacgagttgatgcctcaactcgtcgagtagagtctgaTCTTTTGGCACATTTTCGCGCACGGGCTCGATGAGTTgggacccgactcaccgagtcagtgctgattaggaaaaccctaatccccgggtttgggagcctatttaaagaccattatggccttcatttgcggccactttgttccagagaaaccctagagagccgaGATAGTGAGTTTGAGGGCAAGAGGAGGTTATTTCTTCATATTTTTGTGTGGTTTTGCTTCAAGGAAGATAGGAGCACAAGTCTAGAGTGTGAAGGGGACTGGATCAGAGCTAATCATCTTGTTATATCATCTTTGGAGGTAGAATCCTTTCCATTTTCTGTTATATTGGTTGGACttcttgattttagggtttttaccctCATATTATGCAAGATCTATTGAGTATGAGGTCCTCTTTTGGATTATGACATCAAATCTGGACCATGAGAGGTCCCTAGAGTCATTACCTTCTAGCATTTTGCCAGTAAATAAGCAATTGAAGACTAGGTTACCATTTCTAAtgttatttctccatttgaggcttgttttgggttgcatgcacgtaaaggtatcacctttacgtgacttttgagagtttaagggttagatctatgatttggctaagcagatctgaccttaagAGGTTGTATGAGCaagtccatggaggaaactcgctgagtccatatgtAGACTCAACGAGTCGAACCAGATTACCCCGAGGTCTGACTCCAGTGGTGACCCGGTGAGTtgaggggtgactcagtgagtcgagtaaGGCTTAGAAGGGAAGAGTCTGTGGGGACgatgggactcaccgagtcgtcgtatgcactcggcgagtctgcttaaaatggacagttgacttttgggttgacttttaagttttgTCAACAAATGGGCCTCGGGCCtttagaggggtagaatggtattttacccttccaAGGATTTGCATGAGAGAATATCCAAATATGAAGAGACATTTATTTAATGAAATTTATTATTGtgactaggcggaggctaggGTTGTATTCTGATATCGAGATTTTACCGAGAttcttgaggtgagtcttctcactatactttacctagagtggtaatcagagttatgtgacagtgtatcTTGTATTCTATCTATGTGTTGTGAttctatgtgatatgtgatattcatgattcagagtttacagagttaggaccagtgggtccacagagttatgggactaagAGGGTCCCAtagagatattcgaccagagggtcatcaAAGTTACAACCTTGAGTGGCTGATaggtgtttatgtggtattttggggaactcaaagttttgtgtatgtgtttcaggtactattgatgatcgcgggaaggcgtcggcatgatttgtacacactcatggaggttttgtttatatgattatgggatatgtttttctatgatgatAGTGGATACActatgtttattattattttgtgaatggaagtatgttttaaaattgtgaaaaattaattgaaaattttgggtgttacaagttggtatcagagccttggtttgagggattcaggtgcaccttcgggcatatctgCACTCAAAGTGAAGATTTGAGGGATTTTCAAAATGAAATTCACAAAATTTTCTCAAGAGTAAATAGTTTTTGaaaagagcagagcagagcagtgtgtacgatcagccagcgcctaaACGgtgtgtagggtttcaaagcactccatggatgatggcaatgggcccctttgatgaattctaggttaaaagcccaagacttgtcttttccctataaatagtcatgtattattcataattagggttaagagtgtgaggcaaaatgtagccgccacgtgaggtttcttatgtagtgttagattctttagtctatactttaagtgtaatttattcctcatatttcaataaatcgagtgatcattcgacataatcttcattattgtgtttgttcttattttccacatcttgttcatcaaatcacaaattagggttttaatcccaacaagtggtatcagagcaggtctttgaagatctattgatttttgaagtatcggttcttgatttgatgattttctacacaagattttgaagatttttggtgttttggcggcATCGAATCAAAATTCTGTTCAAGAAAATGTTCATGAAAACTTATGTTTTCTTTCACTGTTCATCtgggtatttttttttaattcgatTCATATCTTGTAAATGTTGCCTGATTAGATCTGATCATCAATTTAATCCAAATCTAATGTATTGTCGATGCATCAGCTTCATTTGTTATTGGGCGATTGATTCGTTACTGCACTGTTCATGATCCATTTCGTTTGCCCTAAATATCATATTCAATTTTCCGTTTGCGTCATTTGCTTTTGCGTGCTCAGTTCTTCcattcattcattctctcatgaTAAATCATGATTAACAATCGTTGCTTGTTCCATCGATTCTGATGACTCGATCTGTGTGTAGTTTGATTCAAGATCAAACCTTTCATCGATTTtctaattcatattcataagattGATTTGATTAACTCGTTTTGATCTTGGAAACTATCTGATGATATTTTTGTGATTTATCTCGATTTTTGGAAGTGGCGATTGTATGATTGTCGAATGAAATTTTTGGAGTTGTGTGAAGGCATTGTTGACGCATAATTGGTCACAGtttgaaaagtcaaaattagttgtGAATTGGGTGGAACTATGAGCGAATGTCCTTGCCTGCGATCCCTCAAACATCAGAAAAAGGCGAACCTCTGATTAGATTCGTTTTTGTTGATTCGCTTTCGGGTGTGAACGATTGATTTGGGGCTTGACAACCTGCGAACGAATGAAACTGGAATTGGAAATCAATTAGGAAGAACAATTATCAAACGAAGGTCAAAATTACCTTACCTGTGAACGATCGAACGAACATCTGTGAAACTAATTCGGAGCGAAaggatttggaattaatttatggTCTAGCTCTGACGTTCGTTGATGTGGATTCGCTTTGATTGATGGAGTTGGAACGAGCCTAGAATGATCTTGGGTTCACTTGTTAAAAATTGGAACGAAAGGTCTTGAAGAGAATGTATAGTGAGAACAATAAGCGAACCTGGGAATGGAGACTCGCCTTGGGATATAATCAACGGAAttggaacgaacctcgatctAACTTTGGGTTCGCGTGATTATGCTTGGAAcgaaggatgaaccgaaagcgaaaggagtttcgcctgatgaagcttgatatggaaataagaaacgaaccgaacgttcggttgtgtTCGCGTGAATAAATGGCGGTCTTGAAACGAACTTAGGTTCGGTTGCTTGTACTTGAAACGAAAGTATGATTTGCGTGTATTAATTTTGGGGTCTCGCATTTGTTCCAGCCGCGCATTTCTTTTATCAGGCGTCTAAATTGGGGAAGAAGATATCAAGTTACATTAATGGTCCCTGAAACTTCATCGAAATGACACTTCTGGTCCCTATTGTTTTCACTTCTTGGCGATTATGGACGATTTCCAGATTTTGTCAGAAATAAAGGGGAGTATTGATGcagaattacaatttcagtccctatttttcagcaagtgacaatttcagcccatttttcgaaaaaattgcaaatttaagggctggtgaacagttttggatttttcaacgctcatattttttcgtgaacagaaaaataaagattccatcaagtcttggcggttcggaaagtcgttttttttttatataacgtCAAAATTTCACGAttttttttcggattttatacttcattgtgtatatctttttgtcgcgggggagcatagtaaatttttatccattcaagatcattctcatgaccatttgaaggctttataatcatgtttttgattataaattggggagaatttggtatggccattcgaaattggatttgtgacttttcaaagttgaagatttttgataaagcttgtgggagaattatgaaggtagcttttacaacagaagttcttcatcgagctctactaaggtttttacagagaagtatcctttacagcggaagtttttcatcgagcactgctaaggacttgttatatctccgacttcttgtattttctcgatcaagtggcgttacgaatcttaaagtttgggttgttacatgatattttttgatggcttatatcattagcttatttgaagatcattgtgacttggagggggagctcttcaaagacaagaagtgattcagtttctttgttctgaaatgggttttatggcgggtttggttttcataaagattctttgggattacattcgaaaatgaagtttaaagacattacttcagtgcttgatttatatatcctagagcccgtttttgaagactattgaagaatcaagatttgtggattgcttcatatattc includes:
- the LOC111888026 gene encoding uncharacterized protein LOC111888026; this encodes MEEKEILDTFRKVEVNIPLLDAIKQIPRYEKFLKEHCTNKTKLKGNEKILMNENAFAVLQRKLPPKCKDLEIFTVPCNIGDVTFSSAMLDLGASIRVMPYSVYESLNVRPLSETGVIISLADKSSVLPRGVLEDVLVQVNQLVFPTDFYVIDLDEQVSSKSGIILLGRPFLKTARTKIDVYAGSLTMEFDGETISFNIYDAMRYPSDVSSLCFIDVVEQLAQELFELCDDDMLEMVLSKGFDCAKLAKKLKLYSLDPKIERLVNNLEIKKTTQFSVKQFELPQTHMRLPPSLVQPPELELKSLPQHLKYAYLGDNETLPVIISTHLTKCEEEKLLEVLREDKEAMG